Proteins from a single region of Antechinus flavipes isolate AdamAnt ecotype Samford, QLD, Australia chromosome 2, AdamAnt_v2, whole genome shotgun sequence:
- the LOC127546618 gene encoding olfactory receptor 4K13-like: MEQGNLSMVAEFILLGLTESRELQIFFFIFFAIVYTATVFGNLIIILTVTFEPHLHSPMYFLLANLSFIDMSLASFATPKMIHSLASKHKAITYQGCMAQMFFLHLFGGSEMMLLVAMAIDRYIAICKPLHYATIMNYRTCFGLVLLSWMTGFVHTMSQMSFTVTLPFCGPNVVDSFFCDLPRVIKLACLDTYVLELLVIADSGLLSLICFILLLISYSVILVTVRLHSSSRSSKTLSTLSAHITVVVLFFGPCIFIYVWPFSSISMDKTLSVFYTIFTPLLNPIIYTFRNKDMKRSIKKLKNQHVSCRLTF; this comes from the coding sequence ATGGAACAGGGAAATCTCTCAATGGTAGCAGAATTCATCTTGCTGGGACTCACTGAGTCTCGTGAGTtgcagattttctttttcatattttttgccATTGTCTACACAGCCACTGTGTTTGGGAACCTCATTATCATCCTCACAGTCACCTTTGAACCTCATCTTCACTCTCCCATGTACTTCTTACTGGCCAACCTCTCATTCATTGATATGTCCCTGGCCTCTTTTGCCACTCCTAAAATGATCCATAGTTTAGCCAGTAAGCACAAGGCCATCACTTACCAGGGTTGCATGGCCCAGATGTTTTTCCTTCACCTCTTTGGTGGCAGTGAAATGATGCTACTTGTTGCCATGGCAATTGATAGATACATAGCCATATGCAAACCTCTTCATTATGCAACCATCATGAATTATCGCACTTGCTTTGGGCTTGTGCTGCTCTCCTGGATGACTGGTTTTGTGCATACCATGAGCCAAATGAGTTTTACAGTGACTTTGCCTTTCTGTGGTCCCAATGTTGTGGACAGTTTTTTTTGTGACCTTCCTCGGGTGATCAAGCTCGCCTGCCTTGATACTTATGTCCTAGAGCTCTTGGTCATTGCAGATAGTGGGTTACTCTCCCTGATTTGCTTCATCCTCCTGCTCATCTCCTATAGCGTCATATTAGTCACTGTGAGACTTCATTCCTCTAGTCGGTCTTCCAAGACTTTGTCTACACTGTCTGCACACATTACAGTGGTAGTTCTTTTCTTTGGACCATGTATCTTCATTTATGTGTGGCCCTTCAGTAGCATCTCAATGGATAAGACTCTTTCTGTGTTTTATACTATTTTTACCCCCCTTTTGAATCCAATCATCTATACTTTCAGAAATAAAGATATGAAGAGATctattaaaaaactgaaaaatcagCATGTGAGTTGCAGATTGACCTTTTAA